The Oceanispirochaeta sp. genome segment GAGTAATCTCTTAATGAAGCATTAAAATCGTACGACAATAAAAGAGCAAACCTGGAACAAAATGCAAAGTATCTGGAGGGAATGCCCCCCCAGAACGCCGTTTCCATCCTATTGCAGATGGACGACACGGAGATGGTTGATCTTCTGAGAACATCAGAACGATTAGCTACCGTATCGGGCAAAGCGTCCCTGGTTGCCTTCTGGTTGTCATTAATGCCTTCTGAGCGTGCCGCTCAGATTCAAAGCAAAATGGCCTTAAAACCGGAGGATTAAATCATCTGGAGGTGCCATGATTCAGTTGTCTTCTCCTTCACCGGATTCAATTCCGGTTCAGCAGGGAAAATCACCTGATAGGGCTCCTGGCCTGAAAAAGAATAGTGATGGCTTTAAAAAGGCTCTCGTCAAGGAAAAAAAGAGTCTTGAATCTGAAGCGGAATCCCCCAGGAAGACTGTCGCGGCATCAAAAAATAAGACAGCTGATGCAGCCTCCCAGTCGGGAGACAAACGGACTGTTTCCAGTCCTCAGGGTGACAAGGACAGAATCTCAGACAAGAAACTGCTGGCGAAGCTTTTTGCACAGTCTGGAAAAGGTCAGCCTGTCACCGGTCGTGTTGCAGAAGAGAAAATCCTATCCCTTCTAAAAACTCACAAAAAAACTAAACTTCCCGAAATTGCCTCCCTTCAAGGTTCGAAGGATTCTTCCGAGGTCCTCGCCTCTCTCTCTCTACCTCAGAAGTCTGTCACCGGAAAAGTAAATACAAAAATTGAAGATCCGAAATCGGATGGTGAGGCAGCTCCTAAAATCATAGAGACAGCTCCTCAAGTCCTAAAAGATGGTGTAAAGCCAGGTGAACCTGACTTACAGAAATCTTCCGCACCTTCCGTACTCCTGGCACATTCGGATTTAAAACCGGATGGTGAAAGTAAAAAAGAATCATCCCTGTCAAAGAACAAAAAGAAAAGCTCCCCTGCAGATGTGAAAATCAGTTTTGAAGACAGAAGAAGAGCGGTTACTGCGGATAAGACTGTTCCACTGTTAAAAGAAGTTGACTCCCATGGTCCAGCAAACCGGATGACTCTGGAACTGGTTCCCTCAGAGGAACTGCCCGGGATGATGCCTCAGGGTGATCAGGTGGATAGCAGTGGAAAAACTTTTGTCCTTCAAACGGCGGAAGAGCAGAAGGGCGCGGCCCTTTTGGACAGGCAGCTTCATGAAAAAGGAACACAGGAACTTACCAAGAACATACGTTTTGTTCTTAAAGACAACAAAGAGGGAGAAATTAAACTCATCCTCAAGCCTGAATCTCTTGGAAAAGTCAGGATTAATCTGAATGTTCATGAAAACAATATAGTTGGGAAAATAATTGTCGAAAATAATAGTGTACGCCAGGCATTTTTGAATAATCTGGCAGATTTGACCAAAGCACTGGAAGAGAGCGGGTTCGGTTCTGCATCCCTGGATGTCTCTGTCGGTGGTGGTCAGACACAGGGCCGGCAGCAGCATAGCAATGAAAAACCTGTTTATTATAGTGAGTCTGCCCTGGGCAATCTGGATGGGCAGATTCCTGTTGTCTATGAAGATGGAATGACCTTCAGTCAGATCAATATGGTCGTCTAGGTTCTCCGTTTTTAATAGGGAGAACCTTCAGTTTAAATATGAACCCTCTGGGTTAGGAGATAGTTGGAATGGATTTCAGTACACAGATGAATGCTTCGGAAAGTGCAAAAGTTTCCATGCAGGTAGATAGTTTTAACAAGTCACTCAATGGGAACAAGGTGAAAAGTCAAGAACTGGGGAAAGATGACTTTATGAAAATTCTCATCACTCAGTTGTCCCATCAGGACCCGACCAAACCGATGGAAGATAAGGAATTCATTGCCCAGATGGCACAGTTTTCCAGTCTCGAGCAGATGACCAATATGAATAAGCAGTTTACGAATATGGCAGAGCGGCTTAACAGCTCCCAGGCTTTTAATGTTCTGGGAAAAAATGTTGAGCTTATGTCTGCAGGTCAAACCATCCAGGGTCAGGTGGAAGCCGTCACGGGTGGTGAGTACCCGCAGCTGCTGGTCAACGGCAGCTACTATGATTTCAATACATTACAGACAGTATATAACACTAAAGGAGAGTCCCAGTTATGATG includes the following:
- the flgD gene encoding flagellar hook assembly protein FlgD; its protein translation is MDFSTQMNASESAKVSMQVDSFNKSLNGNKVKSQELGKDDFMKILITQLSHQDPTKPMEDKEFIAQMAQFSSLEQMTNMNKQFTNMAERLNSSQAFNVLGKNVELMSAGQTIQGQVEAVTGGEYPQLLVNGSYYDFNTLQTVYNTKGESQL
- a CDS encoding flagellar hook-length control protein FliK, translating into MIQLSSPSPDSIPVQQGKSPDRAPGLKKNSDGFKKALVKEKKSLESEAESPRKTVAASKNKTADAASQSGDKRTVSSPQGDKDRISDKKLLAKLFAQSGKGQPVTGRVAEEKILSLLKTHKKTKLPEIASLQGSKDSSEVLASLSLPQKSVTGKVNTKIEDPKSDGEAAPKIIETAPQVLKDGVKPGEPDLQKSSAPSVLLAHSDLKPDGESKKESSLSKNKKKSSPADVKISFEDRRRAVTADKTVPLLKEVDSHGPANRMTLELVPSEELPGMMPQGDQVDSSGKTFVLQTAEEQKGAALLDRQLHEKGTQELTKNIRFVLKDNKEGEIKLILKPESLGKVRINLNVHENNIVGKIIVENNSVRQAFLNNLADLTKALEESGFGSASLDVSVGGGQTQGRQQHSNEKPVYYSESALGNLDGQIPVVYEDGMTFSQINMVV